From a region of the Nitrospira sp. genome:
- a CDS encoding cation:proton antiporter has protein sequence MTDHGVLGNLLLIYTVSIAVVFLFHQFRLPSIAGFLVAGALIGPHGLNIVSDIETVHLLAEIGIALLLFTIGIEFSLVQLASLRRLLLVAAPIQVGGVIAIAWLGGTLTGLPTSQAIFWGFLLSLSSTAIVLKALAASGDNDTPHGRATVGILVFQDLAVVPMILLTPILASPNEGAVTSVLLSLGKSMVVVVCIVAAAWYVVPKLLDHIVRSRSRELFLLTIIVMCLGIAWLTALGGLSLALGAFIAGLVISESEYSHQAIAEVLPFRDSFNSLFFVSIGMLMDWRILSEYPAVVTGVLLVVLLVKFVTGAGAVLTIPVPPRSAVMTGIALAQVGEFSFVLAQVGQEKGLLSGAPYQIFLAVSVCSMIITPFLMQLSPHLGRRVEAVQRLHHWLPGQTEAHVLEAEGRHLRIKDHVIIVGYGLNGRNLARVLSETEVPYIALDLDGDRVRREAAHGLPLYYGDATNPTVLRHVKIEDARVLVVAISDPFMARRTVQVARGLSPKIHIVVRTRYLRELEELHQLGADDVVPEEFETSIEIFALVLRTYNMPQDFVVRKAEQVRREGYALLRRSELPELAHHLRGGTLTDVEVETCRIEEDSPADGKTIAQLALRPRTGASIIALTRSGVTESNPSEKTTLLAGDIVVLLGSRPEIRRAMSFILANEPES, from the coding sequence ATGACTGACCACGGTGTGCTCGGAAACTTACTGCTCATTTACACCGTTTCCATCGCGGTGGTGTTTCTCTTTCATCAATTCCGACTGCCGTCTATCGCGGGATTCCTCGTGGCCGGTGCGTTGATCGGTCCACACGGACTCAATATTGTTTCCGATATCGAGACGGTTCACTTATTGGCGGAAATCGGAATTGCGCTGCTCCTATTCACGATCGGCATCGAATTCTCACTGGTACAACTCGCATCACTCCGGCGGCTGCTCCTGGTTGCCGCTCCCATTCAAGTGGGAGGAGTCATTGCCATCGCATGGCTTGGCGGCACCCTGACAGGATTGCCGACATCTCAGGCGATCTTCTGGGGCTTTCTGCTCTCACTCAGCAGCACCGCCATTGTGTTGAAAGCGTTGGCGGCCAGTGGAGACAATGATACGCCGCATGGGCGAGCCACCGTCGGCATTCTGGTCTTTCAGGACTTGGCCGTCGTTCCCATGATCTTGTTGACGCCCATTCTTGCCAGTCCCAATGAGGGTGCGGTCACCTCGGTGTTGCTCTCGTTAGGCAAGTCTATGGTGGTGGTCGTCTGTATCGTCGCAGCCGCATGGTATGTGGTCCCGAAACTGCTCGATCACATCGTTCGCAGTCGAAGCCGGGAACTCTTTCTCTTGACGATCATCGTGATGTGCCTCGGCATCGCGTGGTTGACTGCTCTGGGTGGACTGTCGCTCGCCTTAGGCGCCTTCATCGCCGGACTCGTGATTTCCGAATCGGAGTACAGTCACCAGGCCATTGCCGAAGTGTTGCCGTTTCGAGACAGCTTCAACAGTCTGTTTTTTGTCTCCATCGGCATGCTGATGGACTGGCGCATTTTGTCGGAGTATCCGGCCGTGGTGACCGGCGTCTTGCTCGTGGTCCTGCTTGTAAAGTTCGTCACCGGCGCTGGAGCCGTCTTGACCATCCCTGTCCCTCCGCGCTCGGCCGTCATGACCGGCATTGCCCTTGCGCAGGTGGGTGAGTTCAGTTTTGTGCTGGCACAAGTAGGACAGGAGAAGGGGCTGTTGTCGGGAGCGCCGTATCAGATCTTCCTGGCGGTCTCGGTCTGTTCCATGATCATCACACCGTTCCTCATGCAGCTGTCGCCGCATCTCGGTCGAAGAGTCGAAGCTGTGCAACGACTCCACCATTGGCTTCCTGGACAAACAGAAGCCCATGTACTGGAAGCGGAGGGGCGGCACCTACGCATCAAGGACCACGTCATTATCGTGGGGTATGGGTTGAATGGGCGCAATCTGGCCCGCGTATTGAGTGAGACGGAAGTGCCGTACATCGCATTGGATTTAGACGGTGACAGAGTGCGCCGCGAGGCCGCCCATGGCTTGCCCCTCTATTATGGAGATGCGACAAACCCGACTGTGCTGAGGCACGTGAAGATCGAAGACGCACGGGTCTTGGTCGTCGCGATCTCTGATCCGTTCATGGCCCGTCGGACCGTGCAGGTCGCCCGAGGCTTGAGCCCAAAGATCCATATCGTCGTAAGAACCCGCTATTTGCGGGAGTTAGAGGAACTCCACCAACTGGGCGCGGACGATGTGGTGCCTGAAGAATTTGAAACATCGATCGAAATCTTCGCGCTCGTACTCCGCACGTACAACATGCCGCAAGACTTCGTCGTGCGAAAGGCTGAACAGGTACGCCGTGAGGGCTATGCGCTCCTACGCCGCAGCGAGCTCCCCGAGTTGGCTCATCACCTTCGCGGGGGCACCCTCACAGATGTCGAAGTGGAGACGTGCCGAATTGAGGAAGATTCACCGGCCGACGGAAAGACAATCGCCCAATTGGCGCTGCGGCCACGGACAGGGGCCTCCATCATTGCATTGACCAGAAGCGGCGTTACGGAATCCAACCCGTCGGAGAAGACCACACTCCTCGCCGGCGATATCGTCGTGCTGCTCGGATCGCGACCTGAGATCAGGCGGGCCATGAGCTTTATTCTGGCGAACGAGCCTGAAAGCTAG
- a CDS encoding MBL fold metallo-hydrolase, protein MSRTWTSLPPNHYLSLAPWCWIQLESAEPPGPFPFVCGVAPEVVASLHEAHGLLSSAIDTAISDVFAKRAPLDDFDRQRRLEDAYAELVNARPYLKQHIRCGRRPDGTFHWEFPIDPTASATVTNGGLRIFDAVNHQVVPIGFNDRPLGPIVGRLLGLLDGTHTVNDLRSAVSALPRDAQGVLAKLMELLQLHGCLAASPTASVRRHWFETVQDQDTVHLGHAALLYRQRETVLLFDPWLLPWFAESPMPSLWGALLPRPAAVFLTHDHDDHVDPRTLLHLPKDTPIIVPSRRNRKQLFFDYRSLLTELGFDRIIELAHGESWPFEGGAVLSVPFYGEDPCDLEMPRNCYLISDRGHNVLIHADSGPTNDGRSALKDNIIQQLVVKYGPIPLVLASQQQLLEIRSHATHAPLSHPGEWLDVGENGYLTNSYLAEVCAAAQARVFVSYATGGADWYPDHLSFMFSRRNPARTALLTAHWEPPEKLKDLLTPHGCRYHCAHALDLYRTAGRDRIEIVSGGHALAPLTLYRLDHQDPPFIKAATRG, encoded by the coding sequence ATGAGCCGGACTTGGACCAGCCTCCCCCCAAATCATTATCTTAGCCTCGCCCCCTGGTGCTGGATCCAACTGGAAAGCGCGGAGCCGCCGGGGCCTTTCCCGTTCGTATGCGGTGTGGCCCCTGAGGTCGTTGCCAGTCTCCACGAGGCGCATGGTCTTCTGTCCAGTGCAATTGATACGGCAATCAGCGATGTCTTCGCGAAACGGGCACCGCTCGATGATTTCGACCGCCAGCGACGGCTGGAGGATGCCTATGCAGAGCTGGTCAACGCGCGACCATACCTCAAGCAGCACATTCGCTGCGGCCGCCGACCGGATGGAACGTTCCATTGGGAGTTTCCGATCGATCCGACCGCATCCGCAACCGTGACCAATGGCGGTCTTCGCATTTTTGATGCGGTCAACCACCAAGTGGTCCCCATCGGATTCAATGATCGGCCTCTGGGTCCTATCGTCGGAAGGTTACTCGGTCTGCTCGATGGAACTCATACGGTGAACGATCTCAGATCCGCAGTGTCCGCACTGCCTCGTGACGCACAGGGAGTACTGGCGAAGTTGATGGAATTACTGCAACTGCACGGGTGCTTGGCCGCTTCGCCAACGGCATCAGTCCGGCGGCATTGGTTCGAAACCGTACAGGATCAAGACACAGTCCACCTGGGACATGCGGCCCTGCTCTACCGACAACGTGAGACGGTATTACTCTTCGACCCATGGCTTCTGCCGTGGTTTGCCGAATCACCGATGCCGTCGCTCTGGGGTGCACTTCTCCCTAGACCCGCCGCGGTGTTCCTCACCCACGATCACGATGATCATGTCGATCCCCGCACCTTGCTCCATTTGCCGAAAGACACGCCGATCATCGTTCCCAGCCGACGAAACCGAAAGCAGCTGTTCTTTGACTATCGGTCGCTTCTTACAGAACTGGGGTTCGATCGAATCATCGAACTTGCCCACGGCGAAAGTTGGCCGTTTGAAGGCGGCGCGGTGCTCTCCGTTCCCTTCTATGGAGAAGACCCTTGCGACCTCGAAATGCCGAGGAATTGCTATTTGATCTCGGATCGTGGGCACAACGTGTTGATCCATGCGGACAGCGGCCCGACCAACGACGGACGATCGGCTCTCAAGGACAATATCATTCAGCAATTGGTGGTGAAGTATGGGCCGATACCTTTGGTGCTGGCGTCGCAGCAGCAGCTGCTCGAAATCCGGAGCCATGCCACCCACGCCCCTCTCTCCCATCCCGGCGAATGGCTGGATGTCGGTGAAAACGGCTATCTCACCAACAGCTATCTTGCCGAGGTCTGCGCGGCCGCCCAGGCACGGGTGTTTGTTTCATACGCCACCGGCGGAGCCGACTGGTATCCCGATCATCTTTCCTTTATGTTCAGCCGTCGCAACCCCGCCAGGACCGCGCTGTTGACGGCTCACTGGGAGCCGCCTGAAAAATTAAAAGACCTTCTCACCCCGCACGGATGTCGATATCATTGTGCCCACGCCCTGGACCTCTATCGAACAGCCGGCAGGGACAGGATCGAAATCGTTTCAGGGGGACATGCGTTGGCTCCGCTGACTCTGTACCGGTTGGACCACCAGGATCCGCCGTTTATAAAAGCCGCCACACGAGGATGA
- a CDS encoding NAD-dependent epimerase — MSGSQSPILVTGAAGFIGFHVATRLLDRGDLVIGLDNINDYYDVRIKEARLAQLKSREGFRFVKLDLANRQGIRDLFTDEPIRRVVHLAAQAGVRYSLVNPHAYTESNIEGFMNILEGCRHSHIEHLVYASSSSVYGGNTHMPFSIHDNVDHPVSLYAASKKANELMAHCYAHLYRLPCTGLRFFTVYGPWGRPDMALFIFTKAILEGKPIEVFNQGRMRRDFTYVDDIVEGVIRTLDHPATANPSWSGDKPDPGTSSAPARIYNIGNHQPVELLHFIEVLESAVGKKAEKRLMPIQPGDVPATYADIDDLTSDIGFKPTTPIEEGIPRFVKWYREFYRV; from the coding sequence ATGAGTGGATCACAGTCGCCGATTCTTGTCACAGGTGCCGCGGGGTTCATCGGATTCCATGTGGCTACGCGTCTGTTGGACCGAGGCGACCTTGTCATCGGCCTCGACAATATCAATGACTACTACGACGTCCGGATAAAAGAAGCTCGACTCGCGCAATTGAAATCCCGCGAAGGGTTCAGATTCGTCAAGCTCGACCTGGCCAATCGACAAGGCATCCGCGATCTCTTTACCGATGAGCCAATACGACGTGTGGTTCATCTTGCGGCGCAAGCAGGCGTGCGTTACTCCCTCGTCAATCCCCATGCGTATACGGAGAGCAACATCGAAGGATTCATGAATATCTTGGAAGGCTGCCGGCACAGTCACATCGAGCATCTCGTCTATGCATCCTCCAGTTCCGTGTATGGCGGCAATACCCACATGCCATTCTCTATTCACGACAATGTGGACCATCCGGTCTCGCTCTATGCCGCCAGCAAGAAAGCCAACGAATTGATGGCCCATTGTTATGCCCACCTGTATCGGCTGCCCTGCACGGGTCTCCGATTCTTTACCGTGTATGGGCCCTGGGGACGCCCCGATATGGCCCTCTTCATCTTTACGAAGGCAATCCTGGAGGGGAAACCCATCGAGGTCTTCAACCAAGGCAGGATGAGACGCGATTTCACTTACGTGGACGACATCGTCGAAGGGGTCATCCGGACTCTTGATCATCCGGCTACGGCCAATCCATCGTGGTCAGGAGACAAGCCGGACCCAGGGACCAGTTCGGCTCCGGCGCGTATCTATAATATCGGTAACCATCAGCCGGTGGAACTCTTGCACTTCATCGAGGTTCTGGAAAGCGCGGTGGGGAAAAAGGCAGAAAAGAGATTGATGCCGATACAACCAGGAGATGTCCCTGCTACCTATGCCGACATCGACGATCTCACCAGCGATATCGGCTTCAAGCCGACCACCCCGATCGAAGAGGGCATTCCTCGTTTTGTGAAGTGGTATCGTGAATTCTATAGAGTGTGA
- a CDS encoding VOC family protein: MTAPFHQGLRHLALRVLDLPRSRRFYEQLLGMQTVWEPDQENVYFSSGTDNLALHQIPKDELSAYQPPTAQLLDHIGVILDSPQAVDQMYQAVMLKIESLGGRITKEPKQHRDGSYSFYFSDPDGNLIQALYEPTISKLKFRADI, from the coding sequence ATGACGGCTCCATTCCATCAAGGTCTTCGCCATCTGGCGCTACGTGTCCTGGACCTTCCTCGCTCGCGGCGGTTCTATGAACAGCTGCTTGGTATGCAGACCGTTTGGGAACCGGACCAAGAGAATGTATATTTTAGCTCCGGGACCGACAATCTGGCGCTCCACCAAATTCCAAAGGATGAGCTGTCCGCTTACCAACCCCCAACGGCTCAACTGCTCGATCATATCGGGGTGATTCTCGACAGTCCACAGGCCGTCGATCAGATGTATCAAGCGGTCATGCTGAAGATCGAATCTCTGGGAGGACGAATCACCAAGGAGCCCAAGCAACACCGAGACGGCAGCTATTCGTTCTATTTTTCAGATCCTGACGGCAATCTGATTCAGGCTCTGTATGAGCCGACGATCAGCAAGCTGAAGTTCAGAGCCGATATATGA